A part of Oncorhynchus clarkii lewisi isolate Uvic-CL-2024 chromosome 17, UVic_Ocla_1.0, whole genome shotgun sequence genomic DNA contains:
- the LOC139369889 gene encoding probable G-protein coupled receptor 173 has translation MANSSEFGESSPTLHNYAITASAVKLASLGLVICISLFGNAALSLLVLKDISLHKAPYFFLLDLCLADVIRSAVCLPFVMISINNRSIWTYSIIRCKIIAFLSVLFCFHVAFMLFCVSVTRYMAIAHHRFYSKRMTLWTCVAVICMVWTLSVAMAFPPVFDVGTYKFIHEEEQCIFEHRYVKANDTLGFMLMLAVIVGTTHVVYIKMLCFVYDHRKMKPAQLVPAISQNWTFHGPGATGQAAANWIAGFGRGPTPPTLVGIRQTSHNGNRRLLVLDEFKMEKRIGKMYYMITLAFLILWAPYIVTCYIRVFVKGGTIPQVYLTTAVWMTFVQAGANPIICFIFNKELRSRLRASFPCCLSTQTPMSMEPYCVI, from the coding sequence ATGGCAAATTCAAGCGAGTTTGGGGAAAGCAGTCCCACGCTACATAATTATGCCATCACCGCCTCTGCGGTGAAACTGGCCTCGCTCGGTCTGGTCATTTGCATCAGCCTTTTCGGGAATGCGGCGTTGTCCCTGCTGGTGCTGAAAGACATCTCCCTTCACAAGGCTCCGTATTTTTTTCTACTTGATCTGTGCTTGGCAGATGTAATACGGTCTGCCGTGTGTTTGCCGTTTGTAATGATATCAATCAACAACCGTTCCATCTGGACGTACAGCATTATACGTTGCAAAATTATCGCGTTCCTCTCGGTCCTTTTTTGTTTTCATGTAGCGTTTATGCTCTTCTGCGTCAGTGTAACCAGATACATGGCGATTGCACACCACAGGTTTTATTCCAAACGAATGACATTGTGGACATGTGTGGCAGTGATTTGCATGGTGTGGACCCTCTCTGTCGCTATGGCTTTCCCCCCTGTATTTGACGTTGGCACCTACAAATTCATCCATGAAGAGGAACAATGCATTTTTGAGCACCGATATGTGAAAGCAAATGACACCCTGGGTTTCATGTTGATGCTGGCTGTCATCGTGGGAACAACGCACGTTGTTTACATAAAAATGTTGTGTTTCGTGTACGACCATCGGAAGATGAAACCCGCTCAGCTTGTCCCAGCAATAAGCCAAAACTGGACCTTTCACGGGCCAGGTGCAACTGGGCAGGCAGCCGCCAATTGGATAGCAGGATTTGGACGTGGTCCCACCCCACCAACATTGGTGGGAATCAGACAAACTTCGCATAATGGAAACAGAAGGCTGCTTGTCTTGGATGAATTTAAAATGGAAAAACGCATAGGGAAAATGTATTACATGATAACCCTGGCGTTTCTTATCCTCTGGGCCCCGTACATTGTTACTTGCTACATTCGAGTGTTTGTCAAAGGAGGCACAATTCCACAGGTCTACCTGACTACAGCCGTGTGGATGACGTTCGTTCAGGCGGGGGCGAATCCCATTATTTGTTTCATATTCAACAAGGAGCTGAGATCGCGCCTCAGAGCCAGTTTCCCATGTTGTCTCAGCACACAGACGCCTATGTCTATGGAGCCATACTGTGTCATCTGA